The DNA segment CTCGGTCGCGTTGCCGCGACGGGCGGCGAGGCGACCGAGCGCGTGGGCGAGGCGATAATCCCAGAGCGCCTTGGCATGAGTGCGGGGCTCGGGCTCCGCCAGGCCGAGGGCCGCGCCGCGGCGATAGAGCTTCTCGGCCCGATCGAGGTCGCCGTTGTCGATGCAGATGCGAGCGGCCTCGTTGGCGATCTCGCCTTCCTGGTTGTGCGCATTCTGCGGTTCGGCCACGCGGCGCGAGGCCCAGTAGGCGAGGACCTGCTCCTCGAGCTCGGTCGATTTGGTGCAGTTGCCGTCGTAGGCATAGGAGACGGCGAGGCGGCGAGTGGCGGCAGCGCGGAGGGCCGCGTCGGGGGCCGATTTGATCAGCGCCGAATAGATCGCACGGGCTTCCGTGTGCTTCCCCGAGGCGTCGATGGTCGCGGCGGCGGTGAAGGAGTCGGCGCGGGTGGCCTGGGCTGAGAGGGTTGGGGCGAGAGCGAGGGACGCGAGCAAGAGCGCGACCGTTGGTGTCGTGGCAGTCATGGGGTGCTCCGGTGCGGGGGATGGTGAAAGGATAATGCGCCCCCCCGTGCACGCCGAGGCCGCTTCTCCGTCCCAAGCGTGATGAATCGAGATTTCCTCGTCCACGATTCGGCGGTCCGCGCCCTGAAGCACTGGCCCGGTCTCGCTGTCTACGAGCTCCGCTACCCCCCGGACCGGGCGCATCAGCTTGCGTCCCTGATCGATTCACACGGGCTGGAGCAGTGCCTCTGGGTCCTCGATCACCTGTCGGGGGAATGTGCGACCCGGGCCCGGATCGCGTTCGCGGCGTGGTGCGTCGATCGTGGCATCCGGAGCTTCGAGAGTACCTGCCCGGTCGATGGCAGGGCCCGGGATGCCGTGTTCGCGGCGAGGCGATGGGTCACCTCGCCCACGGGTGAGTACCAGCACGCCGCCGC comes from the Gemmatimonadota bacterium genome and includes:
- a CDS encoding tetratricopeptide repeat protein, with the translated sequence MTATTPTVALLLASLALAPTLSAQATRADSFTAAATIDASGKHTEARAIYSALIKSAPDAALRAAATRRLAVSYAYDGNCTKSTELEEQVLAYWASRRVAEPQNAHNQEGEIANEAARICIDNGDLDRAEKLYRRGAALGLAEPEPRTHAKALWDYRLAHALGRLAARRGNATEAKHWVTEARRLLDSDTTLAKAQEVYYPYLVGYVALYTNDLATAEANFTQTMKSLPNDPFQVVLMGMTLEKKGDTARARALFQQAYDRSTGATLPQIYSRTFTAKKLGLH